DNA from Candidatus Saccharimonadales bacterium:
ATGATTGTTTAAGTAGGGAGACATGGCAGCACCCTCACTGGCAAAGCATTGCGTTAGGTCGATGATTCCGCGACCTTGTTTCATATTGCCAGGCACGCCCATGATAAGTCCGCCGACTTGTTTGCCTGATTCGACCGCAAGGTTCGCTAAAACCGGTACCATGCCGCCGCCAAACGAGACACCCATAATATGAACTTTTTCTAGGCCGGGGATAAATTCTTCGGTAGTTTCGAGGTATTTTTCGGCAATTGGTCTAAAATTGCCCATTTTTACCTGTCTGACCTGGCTAGAGTTTAGCCTAACTCCTGCGTCTGCAACCGGTGCCGAAAACATGATAACCGGTAAAACTCTGCCAAACCTATCACGGCAATCGGCGAACTTGGCGATTCTACGGGTCATCTCGCCAATCAAAACCATGGTTTTTAGGTCTGTTGCAAATGGTCCCGGCACCAAAATTGCCTCAGTATCCGAGTTAACTTCTTGGCGATCCGGATCAGTAAACAGCGCGTATTTAACACCTGTTCTTGGATTACGGTCAATACCTCTACTAAGCCTCTCGATATACCTATATTTACCGTTAGGTTCCTTGCCGGCAGCACGCGCCTCGGCCTCCATTTGGTTCACAATACCATCAACGGCTTTAACAACCTCGGGCGAGGGTTCAAACACACTTAAAGCTTGCTCTTTGTAAAAAGAGACTTCGGATTCTGGCCGTGACATAAATCTGCAAGGATTCTACGCCCGAAAGACTACAAAATCAAGAAATCAACGTACCAATTTTTTCGCCTAAAGCGACTTTTTTAAGATTGTCATGCTGGTCAAGATCACAAACTACGATTGGCATTTTATACTCAAGCGCTAGTGCAAGCGCAGCTTTATCCATGACACGAATATTTTCGTCTTCTACTGCTTTTGTAAAACTTAGCTCCGGAATGAGCTTAGCGTCAGCAAACCTTACAGGATCTCTGTCGTAGACTCCATCGACTTTTGTGATCTTACACACAAGGTCGCAGTCAAGTTCGAGTGCCAAGTTTAAAGCGGCTGTATCAGTAGTTAGGTAAGGGCGAGCAACGCCACCACCTAAAATAACCACGCGACCTTTTGTAAGCTGATGAAGTGCGCGGCGCTGAGTGTATTGGTCGGCGACTTGGTCAGCGACAATGCTTGTTAAAATCCTCGACGGAACGCTGTTTTCAGCGAAAATATCATTCAGCGCGATTGCATTAATCAAGGTTGCTAGCATTCCCATAAAATCGCCCGTCACGCGCTTTATTCCGGACCCTTCGATCTGAGCTCCACGAATAAAATTACCACCGCCCACCATAATCACAACTTCAGTACCCACCGAGATTGCCTGGGCAACTTCGGCAGCGATCCTTTTTGCAATCTTTTTGTTTATTCCTGAGCCATCGGCGCCAGCAAGTTGCTCGCCCGAAATTTTCACCAAAATTCGAGTATATTTAAGTTTCATGAGATTAAGTGTAGCAAACTTTACCCAAAACGGGTTAAAATAGCAATATGACAACAGTATATTCATGGAACGTAAATGGAATTCGCGCAGTTTTGCGTAAAGGTGATTTTGTAAAATTTGTAGACGAGCACAAACCCGACATTTTGTGCCTACAAGAAACAAAGGCTCAAAAAGACCAGGTTGAGGTTGACTTGCCAGGCTACATTGAAACCTGGAATTCAGCCGAAAAAAAGGGATACTCCGGCACGGCAGTTTTTAGTAAAACCCAGCCACTTAGCGTAGCCTTTGGATTTCCAGAAGAAATCGCTAAAAAATACAACTTAAAAGATCATGTTGAGCGTGATTCTTCAACCGAAGGCCGTGTAATTACCGCAGAATTCGAAAAATTTTACGTTGTGACAGTTTATACGCCAAATGCCAAAGATGACTTGAGTCGCGTACCGCTGCGCCATGAGCATTGGGATCCAGCATTTTTAGAGCACTGCAAAAATCTTGAAAAAACCAAGCCAGTAATTTTTTGTGGCGATTTAAACGTAGCTCACACTCCCGACGATTTAGCTCGGCCAAAACCAAACGAAGGTAAAAAAGGTTTTACACCCGAAGAACGAGAGGGCTTTGACAACTTTGTAAAGGCCGGCTTTGTTGACACTTTCCGTATTTTCACCCAAGGTAACGGCCACTACAGTTGGTGGACGCACTGGGGTAATGCACGTGCAAATAATGTTGGATGGCGCATCGACTACTTGATGGTCTCGGAAAGCTTAAAAAAACATGTTAAAAAAGCCGAGATTCACGCAGACGTCATGGGCAGCGATCATTGTCCGGTTAGCATAACTTTGGATATTTAATGAAACAAACCACGATTGTATTTTTGCTAAAAGATGATCAAGTTTTATTAGCTATGAAAAAACGCGGTTTTGGCGCGGGCAAATGGAATGGTGTTGGCGGCAAGGTTGAACCTGGCGAAACAGTAGAACAAGCCGCAATACGTGAGACACAAGAAGAGATTAATGT
Protein-coding regions in this window:
- a CDS encoding exodeoxyribonuclease III, translated to MTTVYSWNVNGIRAVLRKGDFVKFVDEHKPDILCLQETKAQKDQVEVDLPGYIETWNSAEKKGYSGTAVFSKTQPLSVAFGFPEEIAKKYNLKDHVERDSSTEGRVITAEFEKFYVVTVYTPNAKDDLSRVPLRHEHWDPAFLEHCKNLEKTKPVIFCGDLNVAHTPDDLARPKPNEGKKGFTPEEREGFDNFVKAGFVDTFRIFTQGNGHYSWWTHWGNARANNVGWRIDYLMVSESLKKHVKKAEIHADVMGSDHCPVSITLDI
- the pyrH gene encoding UMP kinase, with amino-acid sequence MKLKYTRILVKISGEQLAGADGSGINKKIAKRIAAEVAQAISVGTEVVIMVGGGNFIRGAQIEGSGIKRVTGDFMGMLATLINAIALNDIFAENSVPSRILTSIVADQVADQYTQRRALHQLTKGRVVILGGGVARPYLTTDTAALNLALELDCDLVCKITKVDGVYDRDPVRFADAKLIPELSFTKAVEDENIRVMDKAALALALEYKMPIVVCDLDQHDNLKKVALGEKIGTLIS